The Caldicellulosiruptor acetigenus DNA window TAATCTGGAGAATTCAGAGAAAGTAGAAATAGGCGAAAAAGTTACCAGCAATTTTAATAGTATAGGTTCAAATGACAATAATTTTAACAAAGTTTTTTCAACCTTGCTGAGCAAAGGGGATAGCCCAAGTGTAAATGACAAAAAAGGTGAAGCTAAAACAGAGATTTTAGATTTGAGACAACATGCTTTTTCGCTTCAGAACAAGGTAGAGGATATAGAGAATACTATGTCTTTCCAAGATGACAAAAGAGTAAAAGAACTCAGAATGTTTATAATTAGCCAACTTGCAGAGAAAGTCTCTATGATTCATAAACAGAATTTAACAACATTACAGGTTAGTATAAAACCAGAATGGCTTGGAAGTGTTGTGATTGAACTGAGCAAAGATAGCAGTGGGAAGATTTTTGGAAATCTCATTGTAACATCGCCGCAGGTGAAAGAAATCATAGAAGGGTCTTTGGGTAGTCTTCTTACCATACTCAAAGACCAGGGCATAAACATATCACAGCTAAATGTGAGCTTAGGAGGAAATTCTACTGGTCAGCAGTATCAAGAACAGCAGAGGTTTTCACAAAGAAGAAATATGGTTGTTCAAGGTAATGAGGATAGTAGTAGAAGCATAGAGAGTTTGATTTATGAAATGAGCGAGGGCATTCTTAATTTAAGAGCTTGAGGTGAAAAAAGATGGCAGACATGATGGTAAGTAGTAGCACAAACGTATCAAGTTCTACCCAAGGTTTAGCTACTTCATCTACCAAAAATGTGCTTGGCAAACAGGAGTTTTTAAATCTTTTGGTTACACAGCTAAGGTACCAGGACCCGTTAAAACCAATGGAAGACAAAGAGTTTGTTGCTCAGCTTGCCCAGTTTTCTGCGCTTGAACAGATGCAAAACTTAAATGAGTCGTTTGAACTTTTAAAAGCCCAGAGCATGATAGGAAGATATGTTGTGGCAACGAATCCACAGGATTCTTCAAAACAGATTGAAGGAAGAGTTGAAAGTGTTAAAGTAGATGGCAGCAAAGTATATCTAAAGGTGAACAATACAGAAATATCTTCTGAGAATGTGAAAGAGATTTATTACGCATACTCTGAAGAGGTTTTATCAGATATTCTCAGCAAAGTACCATCAAAAGAAGAACTGCTTGAAATATTAAGCTCCTTACAAAAAGGAGAATGAGGAATATGGCAATTGATAATGTTAGAAGAATCATTACTGGTGGTCAAAGTGGTTATATATCAAATGTAACTAAGCAAGCTACAGAAAATTTTGCAAGTATTCTTTCTCAAACTCTTAAAATTTCAAAACACGCAAACGAAAGGCTGAAACTTCAGAATATAGATTTAGATGAAGCTACTTTGGACAAACTTGAACAGGCTGTGAAGAAAGCAGAACAAAAAGGTCTTAAGAACGATGTACTTGTTTTAAATGGAAATAAGGCGTATATAGTAAATATTAAAAACAAGGTTGTTGTGACTGTAAAAGATGTGTCAGGCTTGAAAGATAACATATTCACAAACATTGATGGTGTGCTGATGATTTAAACTAATTGGGGGATGGACCCGCAAGATGGGAGGTCCCCCGAAGAAGGACCTTTCTGACTGACAGAGGAAAGGTCCAAAAAAGAGAGAGATACCATGTCAACGAAAAAGGGGGATTTTGTCAAAGATGATGAGGTCAATGTTTTCATCTATCTCTGCGCTTCGCGCTCACCAGACCAGGATGGATGTGATTGGTGATAACATCGCCAATGTAAATACAGTGGGGTTCAAGTCAAGCAGGGTGACATTTGCATCTGTTTTTGCCTCTGTGTTAAAATCAGCATCAGCTCCTGATACAGCCTCTGGAAGAGGCGGATCAAATCCTATGCAGATAGGACTTGGTGTGTCTGTTGCCTCTGTTGATATGAACATGACAAGAGGAAGTCTTCAGCGAACCGATAATCCCACAGACCTTGCAATTGAAGGCGACGGATTTTTTGTGGTGGGTGGGGATGGAAAAGCTCCGCGCTTCACAAGGGCAGGAAATTTCAGCTTAGACAAAATGGGAAATTTAGTGACAGCAACAGGCTTAAATGTGCTGGGGTGGATGTATGACCCTGTAAACAATCAGATTGACACCACAAAATCACCTTCAAAGATAAACATACTTGCATTTCCCACTCTGCCTCCCAAGGCAACAGATAAGATTAGTTTTGATGGTAATTTGAGCGCTGATACAAAGATATATTCAGGACAGATAACAAATTACGAGGACTTATTAAATGTACCCGCTGACAGCAAGTATTCAACAAGTTTTAAAATTTATGATTCGCAAGGAAAAGAACACACATTGCAGCTTACGTTTGTAAAAACAGGCGATAACACATGGGAATGGTTTGTGGATGCTCCGAGGGTAAAGAAAAATCTTGGTACTGCTCAAAATCCGGACGAGAAATATGTGTATGTTGATGAAATGCTGGATGCTAACAATGCTTATGACAACTTCATCGCAAGAGGAACAATTACTTTTGGGCAAGCTGGTAAAGTTTTTGATAATGAAGATACAGCTAATGTGGTTGAAGGTATTACTATTACAGGGGGAAGATTTATAAATAGTGGGGATGGAACTTTCACAATAAAATTTAAGAACGATGTTGTAAATCCTATCACATTAAAAGTTAACAGTGCTGAGTTTGATGTAAATGACAATACAAATATTGCATTTTTCCTCAAAAATATAACACAGTTTGGTAATATGGAAAGCTCGATAAGAGTTGCGCAAATGACAGGATATGCCGCAGGGAGTCTTCAGGGATTTAACGTTGATGCATCAGGCAAGATTACAGGTGTTTACTCAAATGGTTTGAACCAGCTGATAGGACAGATTGCAATTGCTACATTTGCAAACCCTGCAGGACTTCAGCGAATTGGAGATAACCTTTATATAAACACCGTAAACTCAGGTGACCCAGAGATTGGAACACCTGGTTCTGGTTCGAGAGGTACAATATCTCAGGGAACGCTTGAGATGTCAAATGTTGATTTGGCAAAAGAGTTTACAGACATGATAGTTACCCAAAGAGGGTATCAGGCAAACGCAAGAGTGATAACAGCATCAGATGAGCTTTTGCAGGATTTGGTAAATATTAAGAGGTAAAAGTGTAGGTAAATAGTCGGGGGAGGGAGAAAAAGGTGTGCTGTGTGAGTCTTTTTCTCCTTCCCTTGAAAAAGAACTGATAATCCTTTTTCATTTCAATATCTTCAAGAGGTTGATTGTATATGATAAAATTGAGAAGGATAAACAACAAAGAGTTTGTGGTAAATGCAGATTTCATAGAGTTTGTGGAATCCACACCAGACACTGTTATAACCCTCACAAACGGTGTAAAACTTGTTGTGAAAGAGTCTGTGGATGAGGTTATTGAAAAGGTCATTGAATATAAAAAGAGGATTTTTGAGGGTATTATATTTAATATACAACCTTTACAAAAGGAGCATGAACAATGAAAGGCGAAAAGTTAAATTCAATCATTCTCATTTTACTTGTTTTGCTTCTTCTAATGATGGTGGGGATGGGAATAGGGTTTTTGACAGTTGTAAAAAATCTATCACCTACTTCATCAGCTGCAAAAACTACTTCAGTAGAGAAAAAACCAGAAAAGCTTTATACATACGACGTAAATGATGGTAAAGCTCTTATGAGCAACCTGCAGGATACTCAAACAAATGCAGGAAGAATTATCAGAGTGACAGTTCAGCTTGAGGTAACAGACAAAAAGCTTCCTGAGACCATGAAAGAGAAAAATATAGTTATTGCTGATATAATCGACAGTGTTTTGAGAAGCAAGACAGCAGATGAGCTTTTAAAGCCCGAGGGGAAAGAAAAGGTCAGAAAAGAGATTAAAGATAGGTTAAATGAGATATTTGAGAATAAAGTGTACAACGTCAATTTCGGTGAGTTTATCATCCAGTAAAAAAAGGTGGTGAAAGTAAGAATATGGGCGATATACTGTCGCAGAGTGAAATAGATGAGCTTTTGCGTTCACTTACATCTGGCGAGCTTTCAATAGAGGAGATTCAAAAGCCAAAACAAGAAAAGAACATAAGGGTATATGATTTTAAAAGGCCGAGTAAGTTTGCAAAAGACCATTTGAGAACCCTTCAGATGATATTTGAAAATTATGCCCGGATTGTCACCACCTTTTTATCTGGGTATTTGAGAACAGTTGTGCAGATGGACGTTTTATCTGTTGAACAGCTAACATATTATGAATTTAGCAATTCTCTTTCAAACCCGGTTGTAATGGGCGTTGTAAATTTTTCACCGCTCAAAGGAAGTATTGTGTTTGAGATGGCACCTGAGCTTGCGTTTGCCATGATTGATAGAGTCCTTGGAGGATTTGGCAAAGGAATAGACAAGGTGAGGACTTTTACTGAAATTGAGCTTGCACTGATAGAAAGGCTGCTTCAACAGCTTATTAACTATTTCCAGGAGGCATGGGAGAATATTATCCAGCTTCGGCCACGGCTTGAAAAGATAGAGACAAACCCTCAGTTTACCCAGATTGTATCGCCTAATGAGACAGTTGCGCTTGTGACCATTGCCATGAAGGTTGGCGAGGCAGAAGGTATGGCAAATATTTGCCTTCCGCATATGGTGATAGAGCCTATAATGCCGAGGCTATCAACAAAGTTCTGGTTTTCAACTTCTGCAAAGGAAACATCAGAGGAGACAAAAGAGTATTTGCAGAAAAAAATTGAGAGAACAAGGGTTACAGTGAAAGCAGTACTTGGTAGAACACAAGTTACGGTTCGGGAATTTTTAGAGCTTCAGGTGGGTGATGTGCTGAGGCTTGACAGGAGAAAGAATCAGGAGATAGAAGTTTTTGTCGGGAACAAGTTAAAGTTTTATGGTGTTCCAGGACGAAAAGAAGGCAGGATTGCAGTAAAGATTACACGAGTAGAAGAGGGGGAGGATTTTAGATGAGCGATTTGCTCTCTCAGGACGAAATAGACGCTCTTTTGCGGGGGATGAGCGAGACATCATCATCACCTACAATATCTGACCAGGACAAAGATGTTTTGGGTGAAATCGGAAACATATCAATGGGCACGGCAGCCACCACCTTGAGCATTTTACTGAACCAGAAAGTAAACATCACAACGCCAATTGTGAGCATTTTGAAATGGGAAGAGCTTCCCAAAGAGTTTCCCGTACCATATGTTGCAATTAAAGTGGTGTACAAAGAAGGGCTTGACGGTGTTAATCTTCTCATACTCAAGAAAGAGGATGTTGAAATCATTGCAGACCTTATGATGGGCGGTACAGGTCAGATTGAGTTTACCGAAGAGCTGACAGAACTTCAGCTTTCGGCAATACAGGAAGCAATGAACCAGATGGTGGGTTCTGCTTCCACGTCGCTTTCTTCCATGTTAAATCTAAAGATTGACATAAATCCGCCTGAAGCCTTTGTGATTGACTTTGCCCAGAATGCTGAAGAGATGATTCCTGAGCTCAGAAGAGCCGATGAAATTGTCAAGGTAGCTTTCCGAATGACCATAGGAGATTTAATAGATAGCCAGATTATGCAGCTGATACCTGTTGACTTTGCAAAACAGCTTGTGGATGCCATGCTCAAAAACACACTTGGTACACCTGCGCAGATAGAAGCATCAGCACAAAAACAGCAAGGAGCTTCAAAAGAAGAGGTGCCAAAACAGTCTTCTTCTCAGTCAACTAAAACCCAGAAGGCAGCACCCCAGCCTTCTTATACACCGCCTAAGAAGGAGCAACCACAACAGGTCTACAATGTTTCACCTGTTCAGTTTGAAAGTTTTGATGAAGAAGAAGAGAGAAGGTATCCTGAGAACATTGAGCTCATTTTAGATGTGCCGCTTGAAATTACTGTTGAGCTTGGAAGGACACAGAAGCTTGTAAAAGAAATTTTGGAATTTTCAACAGGGTCAATTATCGAGCTTGAAAAGCTTGCAGGTGAACCTGTTGACATTCTTGTAAACGGCAAGGTTATAGCAAAAGGCGAGGTTGTGGTCATTGACGAGAATTTTGGTGTGAGGATAACTGATATTGTCAACCCATCAAATAGATTATAAAATATATATAAGTTATTTTTTCGTTAGCAAAAACAAGTTTTTAAATTCAATTAAAAAAGAACTACATTGAAAAGGAGAGAGATTGATGGCAAAAAGGATTCTGATAGTTGATGATGCAGCTTTTATGAGAATGATGTTAAAAGATATTATCACAAAAAACGGGTACGAAGTTGCGGGTGAGGCAGAAAACGGGGCTAAGGCTGTGGAGATGTACAAAGAACTAAAACCTGACCTTGTCATGATGGATATTACAATGCCTGAGATGGATGGAATTCAAGCAGTAAGAGAAATAAAAAAGATAGACCCACAGGCAAAGATAATCATGTGTTCTGCTATGGGTCAACAGGCAATGGTTATAGAATCTATTCAGGCAGGTGCACGCGATTTTATAGTAAAACCGTTCCAAGCAGAAAGAATTGTTGAAGCAATCAAAAAGGTGCTGGGATAAAAATAGATTTTTGAGGAGAAAAAGATTTAAAAATGGAACTTGGATTTAGGATAGTTTTAGCGCTTGTAGCCATATGCTTTCTCATATACATTACCTATTATGTACTTAGGATTGTGAACAAAAAGATGTTTGGCAGGAAAGGGGAGTTTTTGAAGGTAATTGACCTGCTTCCCCTTTCTCAAGATAGTATGCTTGTGCTTGTTGAGGTTGGAGGAAAAATCCTTCTGCTTGGAAAGACACAAAAGAGCATAACATTTTTGAAAGAGTTTACCAAAGACCAGCTGTTCAATTTTGAAGAGCAAGAACATAGCTTCAAAAAGATAATTGATAACCAAATAAACTCTTCTTTTGACCTGAAAGATAAAGTATTAAACCTTTACAACCTAATTAAAGACAGTGAAGGTAAAGAGGATGATGAAAAAAAATAAGTCTCTTTATATTATATCGACACTATTTTTAATTTTAATAACTACATGTGCAAAAAAAGAAATAGCCTTTGCATCGGCAAGCATTAATATAAATCTTGGCAGTCCGCAAAATCCAAAGGATGTGTCGTCTGCCCTGCAACTTATTATATTTCTCACCATCCTGACGTTAGCACCATCTATCCTGATAATGATGACATCATTTACAAGGATACTTATTGTCCTTGGATTTGTTCGAAATGCGCTCGGTACCCAGCAGATGCCGCCAAACCAGATTTTGATTGGGCTTGCACTCTTTTTGACCTTTTTTGTAATGGCGCCTGTGACTGACAAGATTTATACCCAGGCTTATCAGCCATACATAAATGGGAGAATAACATCCCAGGAAGCTCTCAAAAGAGCAGAAGAGCCTTTAAAAGAGTTTATGTTGAAAAATACTCGCAAAAAAGACCTTGACCTTTTTGTAAAGCTTAGCAATGTAAATCCAAACACGAATGTAAAAGACCTTCCACTAAGAGTTGTTGTTCCTGCTTTTATAATAAGCGAGCTCAGAAGCGCTTTTGAGATGGGGTTTTTAATATATGTGCCATTTTTAATAATTGACATGGTTGTTGCAAGTATTCTGATGTCAATGGGAATGCTGATGATTCCGCCTGTTATGATATCACTACCTTTCAAAATTTTGCTGTTTATTTTGGTTGATGGTTGGAATTTAGTTGTAGAGTCGCTTGTGAGAAGTTTTAAATAAAAGAAAAGTGAGAAGATGTAAAGATGGATACAGCGTTGGTGCTTGAGATTGCAAGACAGGCAATCTTGACAGCATTTTATGTTGCAGGGCCCATTTTGCTTGTGTCAATGGTGGTGGGAATAGTTATATCAATTTTGCAGGCAACTACTCAGATAAACGAGCAGACTCTCACTTTTGTGCCAAAACTGATTGCAATTGCACTTTCGCTTTTGATTTTCGGGCAGTGGATGCTCACAAAGGTGATAGAATTTACGAGGTATTTGTGGACCAATATCAACCAGTTTGTAAAGTAAATTTTTGAGGAAGAACTCTTATGACAGATATCATCAATACATTTTTAAACAGCTCATACATATTTTTTCTTGTGCTTGCAAGAATGAGCGGTCTTTTTATAGCCTCACCAATATTCGGTAGAAGAAACATTCCTGCATATTTTAAAATTGGTTTTGCCTTTTTTTTGAGCTTGCTTGTTGTCACAACTTACAGATTTTCTTATAGTGTAACTGCCAATTTGCTGGAGTATATCTTTGTAGTGATTAAAGAGTTCATTGTTGGGCTTTTGATAGGGTATATATCATACATGATATTTTCTGCTATACTTTTGGCGGGTCAAATTATTGACAATGCAATAGGTTTTGGTATGGCAAACGTCATTGACCCTATGAGCGAGATTCAGGTACCTCTTTTAGGAAACTTTTTGTACCTTTACATGCTTGTTGTGTTTTTTGGAACAGATGCTCATCACCTTCTTATAAGAGCTGTGGTTTATAGCTACAAGCTTGTACCGATTGGATATGAGAGTGTAAAAAGAGAAGCGGCTTTGAGTTTTTTGAAGTTTTTTTCAGAACTTTTTTTGATAGGGGTTGAGATAAGCCTGCCAATTTTGATGAGCATGCTTATTGTAGACATAATTTTAGCTGTGCTTTCAAGAGCTGTGCCACAGATGAATGTGTTCATGGTAGGGCTTCCTATAAAGATTGCAATTGGTTTTTTGGTGCTTGTTATCATTCTTCCTTTCATGAACAAGATGATATTTGTACTGATTGACAAGATAGCTGTGTACACTTTTGAATTCTTGAGAGGGGGCGTCAAGTGAAGTTAAAATTTGATATTCAGCTGTTTTCAGAAGCAAGTACCAAAACCGAAAAAGCAACCCTCCGCAAACGCCAGGAAGCAAGAAAACGTGGTATGGTAGCAAAAAGCAGAGAGGTTACCTCTGCTTTTGCTTTATTGATAAGTGTTCTTTTTTTAAAGTTTGCTTATTCTTCAATTGTTGAACCGTTGCAGCAAGGAAGCAAATATTTTTTTAGCAATTTGAATTATAATTTAGAAGATGTGCGCGATGCAAGCAGGCTTTTGAGTTTTATAATTACAACCTCTTTAAAAGTGATTCTTCCTTTCTGCCTTACAATTATGCTTGTTGCAGCAATTGTAGAGTGGGCACAGAGCAGTTTTCTTATTACAGGACAGTCGCTTAAAATGAGTTTTCAAAAGATTAATCCTGTTGAAGGGTTTAAAAGAATATTTTCGATTAATTCTGTTGTTGAACTTATAAAGTCCATACTGAAAGTGCTGATAATCGGATATACAGGATACAGCTACACACAGAGCTTTGCAAAAAAGCTTTTAGAAATGTACGAGATGAATGTACTTACAATTGTCAAGTTTTCCTTTGATTCTGCTATTAATATGATTTTATGGATGTCAGTGATGTTTTTTGGAATAGCTGTGATAGATTTTATCTTTCAGCGCCAGCAGTATGAAAAAAAGCTTATGATGACAAAGGAAGAGGTAAAGGAAGAGTTCAAACAGACAGAAGGAAATCCACAGATAAAGTCCAAGATAAGGGAAAGACAGAGAAGGATTTCTCTTCAAAGGATGTTCCAGCAGCTTCCCAAGGCAGATGTTGTCATAACCAACCCGACACACTATGCAGTGGCTCTTTTGTATGAACCAGAAAAGTTTGACGCGCCAAGGGTGATTGCAAAGGGTAAAGATTACATAGCACTAAAGATAAAACAGGAGGCAATTAAGCACAGGATTGAAATTGTTGAAAATAGAGAGCTTGCAAGAGCTCTTTACAATATGTGTGAGATTGGCGATTTCATTCCGCCAGAGCTTTACCAGGCAGTTGCAGAGGTTTTAGCATACGTGTACAGCCTTAAAAATTACCAGAAGGTGAATATAAGATGAACTTGAAAGGTGCGACTTTTTCTGTATTTGCAATAGTAATAGTGTTATCGATGATACTTCCCATACCACCGAGCTTGCTTGACGTTTTGATTGCTATCAACCTTTCACTTGCACTTGTTATATTCTTAAACAGCATAAACATAAAAGAAGCTTTGGATTTTTCGGTATTTCCATCACTTCTTCTGTTTACAACATTGCTCAGGCTTGCTTTGAATATCTCAACAACAAGACAGATATTAACAGGTCAAGGTGAAAATGTTAGGATAGTCTATACTTTTGGAAATTTTGTTATAGGTAGCAACATCGTTGTTGGTGTGATAATATTCTTTATCATAATCATTATCCAGTTTATAGTAATAACCAGAGGTGCTGAGAGGGTATCAGAGGTTGCTGCAAGATTTACACTTGATGCAATGCCGGGCAAGCAAATGGCGGTGGATGCCGACCTCAATGCAGGAATAATAACAGAAGAGGAGGCAAGAGAGAGAAGAAAAAAGATTCAAAAAGAAGCAGACTTTTATGGTGCAATGGACGGTGCGAGCAAGTTTGTCAAGGGCGATGCTATTGCGGCCATATTGATTACCTTTATCAACGCGCTTGGTGGACTTATAATAGGTGTTGCCATGAGAGGCGAAGATGTCACGGAAGCAATCCAAAAATATCTCCTTTTATCTGTAGGGGATGGTATTGCAGCTCAGATACCTGCGCTTCTTATTTCAACTGCCACGGGAATTGTTGTGACAAAAGCAGCAGATGAAAGTAAGCTTTCAGAAAGTCTCATAAAACAGTTGTTTGAGTTTCACCCGAAAGTACTCTACACGGTCGGGGGTATTCTGGCAGCACTTGCTCTAATTCCCACAATGCCAAAGCTTTCATTGTTTTTCTTATCTGGGGCTATGTTTGCCATGGGGTTTAGAATGGATAGCAGTCTCAAAAAGATAGAGAGTATTGAAGAAAAACAGGTTGAACAAAAAGAGGTTGAAGAGCTAAAGAAGCCTGAAAATGTTGTAAATCTCCTATATGTTGACCCTATTGAGGTTGAGTTTGGATATGGGATAATTCCTCTTGCTGACAAAGACCAGGGCGGAGACCTTTTAGAAAGGGTTGTGATGATAAGAAGACAGCTTGCGCTTGAACTTGGGATTATTGTTCCTACAATCAGGCTCAGGGACAACATGGCACTCAGGCCTTACGAGTACAGGATAAACATAAAAGGTGTTGAGGTTGCAAGAGCAGAGCTTATGAGCGACAGTCTTCTTGCAATAAATCCTGGTTTTGTCACAGAGCAGATAGAAGGTATACCAACAAAAGAGCCTGCGTTCGGGCTTGACGCGCTTTGGATTTCATCTTCAATGAAAGAAAGGGCTGAGATGGCAGGATACACTGTGGTTGACCTTCCATCTGTCATAGCAACTCACCTCACAGAGATAATAAGACGGCATGCTCATGAGCTTTTGACACGGCAGGATGTACAGAAGCTGATTGATAATGTCAAGGAGACAAATCCTGTGCTTGTAGATGAGCTCATTCCAAAACTTATGACAGTAGGAGAAGTTCAAAAGGTTTTAGCAAACCTTTTAAAAGAGCGGATTTCAATAAGGGATATGGTTACCATATTAGAGACGCTTGCTGACTGGGCACCTACTACAAAAGATACTGATGTTTTGACAGAATATGTACGCCAGGCAATGGCAAGGTACATCACCAAAAAGTATGTGTCTGGCAATGTGCTTGAAGCGGTTACTCTTTCTCCTGAGGTTGAAGAGATGATAATGAATTCTATTCAAAAAACTGAACAGGGAAGTTTTTTAAATCTTCCGCCTGATTATGTTCAAAAACTTATAAACAATCTCAGCAATATTTTAGAAAAATTACTAAGTACATCAGCTCAGCCAATAGTCATTTGTTCGCCGATAGTTAGGATATATTTTAGAAGGCTCATTGAAAACATCTTTCCTGACGTTGTGGTACTTTCGTACAATGAGATACTGCCGAATGTGCAGATTAAAACAGTTGGGATGGTGGAAGTTTAAAGATGAGAATTAAGAGGTATTTGGCACATGATATGCAGGAGGCGTTAATAAGAATAAAAGCAGATTTGGGCAAGGATGCGGTAATACTTTCGACCAAAAAGGTAAGGCAAAAAGGTTTGTTAGGATTTTTCAAAAAGCCTCTGATAGAAGTTACAGCCGCATGCGAGGATGAGAAGATAGTCAAAAAAGAGGAAGAGGCTATAAGACAAGAAAGTTTGGCTTTGAGTCTTCAGATGACCCAGATAAAAGAACTTGAAAAAAAGATTGACTCTCTTGAAAAAACTTTGAAAGAGGTTATAAAGAAAGAGCAAGAAGAAGGTATTAGCCAGACAAAAGAGCTGAGCAAGAAAAATTTTCTTGATGTTATGAGAGAGATTTTAATAAAAAACGGTGTGGAAAATGAAATTGTAGATATGTTACTTTCAAATGTCAGTGGAGAGGCTTCGATTAATGGTGTTGTAAACTTTATGTACAAGGAAATAAAGAATATGTTAGGGGCAGCAGCGCCGCTTTCGTTTAATTCAAAGCTTCCAAAGATTGTGTTTTTTGTAGGTCCAACAGGTGTTGGAAAGACAACCACAATTGCCAAGATTGCTGCTAAGCTCATGTTTGAAGATGGGAAAAAGGTAGGATTTATCACAGCAGATACATACAGAATTGCTGCGGTTGAGCAGCTTAAAACCTATGCCGAGATTATGAATATCAAGACAAAGGTGTGGTATGAGGTTGACGAGTATGATAGAATAATTGAAAGTTTTGCTGACTCAGATGTTGTTCTTGTTGACACTGCGGGTAGGAGTCACAAGAACCAGGAACACATGGACGAACTCAAAGCGTTTGTAGCCAAGGCAAATCCAGATGAGGTGTTTTTGCTTCTTAGTGCCACAACCCAACCGTCGGTGTTTAAAGAGGTGGTTAATACCTATTCGTTTTTAGAGGATTACAAGGTTATCATCACCAAAGTAGATGAAGTATCAACTTATGGGAATATATTAAATATACGCTACTTTACACAAAAGCCAATTGCGTATATAACAACTGGTCAGAATGTACCTGATGATATTGAACAGTTTAACCCTGAACAATTTGCAAAACTCATCATAGGGAGTAAGGTTTTATGAGAGACCAGGCACAGGGGTTAAGAAATCTTGTGAGAAAAGCTGGCATTGAGGCAAATATTCCTGTCTATCAAGGTGCGCCATCAAAAGTTGTGACAATTACAAGTGGTAAAGGCGGTGTTGGCAAGACAAATCTTACTGTAAACTTGGCAATTGCTTTAAAAAAGATAGGTAAAAGAGTGCTCATAATTGACGCTGATTTAGGACTTTCAAATGTAGAGGTGCTACTTGGAACATCGCCAAAATATAATGTAAAAGATGTCTTGGAAGGCAAGAAAGACATATTTTCAATTGTTGAAGAAGGGCCGCTGGGTATCAAATTTATATCAGGTGGGTCTGGGATAGTTGACCTTGCAAATTTGGATGAGGAAAGACTTTTGAGGTTAATTGAATGTGCCCAGCTGATAAATAGATCTTTTGATATTGTTCTTATTGACACAGGGGCTGGGATTTCAAGAAATGTTATGGAGTTTGTTATGATGTCAGATGAGGTGATTGTAATTACAACTCCAGAG harbors:
- the fliP gene encoding flagellar type III secretion system pore protein FliP (The bacterial flagellar biogenesis protein FliP forms a type III secretion system (T3SS)-type pore required for flagellar assembly.); amino-acid sequence: MMKKNKSLYIISTLFLILITTCAKKEIAFASASININLGSPQNPKDVSSALQLIIFLTILTLAPSILIMMTSFTRILIVLGFVRNALGTQQMPPNQILIGLALFLTFFVMAPVTDKIYTQAYQPYINGRITSQEALKRAEEPLKEFMLKNTRKKDLDLFVKLSNVNPNTNVKDLPLRVVVPAFIISELRSAFEMGFLIYVPFLIIDMVVASILMSMGMLMIPPVMISLPFKILLFILVDGWNLVVESLVRSFK
- the fliQ gene encoding flagellar biosynthesis protein FliQ, yielding MDTALVLEIARQAILTAFYVAGPILLVSMVVGIVISILQATTQINEQTLTFVPKLIAIALSLLIFGQWMLTKVIEFTRYLWTNINQFVK
- the fliR gene encoding flagellar biosynthetic protein FliR translates to MTDIINTFLNSSYIFFLVLARMSGLFIASPIFGRRNIPAYFKIGFAFFLSLLVVTTYRFSYSVTANLLEYIFVVIKEFIVGLLIGYISYMIFSAILLAGQIIDNAIGFGMANVIDPMSEIQVPLLGNFLYLYMLVVFFGTDAHHLLIRAVVYSYKLVPIGYESVKREAALSFLKFFSELFLIGVEISLPILMSMLIVDIILAVLSRAVPQMNVFMVGLPIKIAIGFLVLVIILPFMNKMIFVLIDKIAVYTFEFLRGGVK
- the flhB gene encoding flagellar biosynthesis protein FlhB codes for the protein MKLKFDIQLFSEASTKTEKATLRKRQEARKRGMVAKSREVTSAFALLISVLFLKFAYSSIVEPLQQGSKYFFSNLNYNLEDVRDASRLLSFIITTSLKVILPFCLTIMLVAAIVEWAQSSFLITGQSLKMSFQKINPVEGFKRIFSINSVVELIKSILKVLIIGYTGYSYTQSFAKKLLEMYEMNVLTIVKFSFDSAINMILWMSVMFFGIAVIDFIFQRQQYEKKLMMTKEEVKEEFKQTEGNPQIKSKIRERQRRISLQRMFQQLPKADVVITNPTHYAVALLYEPEKFDAPRVIAKGKDYIALKIKQEAIKHRIEIVENRELARALYNMCEIGDFIPPELYQAVAEVLAYVYSLKNYQKVNIR
- the flhA gene encoding flagellar biosynthesis protein FlhA; this encodes MNLKGATFSVFAIVIVLSMILPIPPSLLDVLIAINLSLALVIFLNSINIKEALDFSVFPSLLLFTTLLRLALNISTTRQILTGQGENVRIVYTFGNFVIGSNIVVGVIIFFIIIIIQFIVITRGAERVSEVAARFTLDAMPGKQMAVDADLNAGIITEEEARERRKKIQKEADFYGAMDGASKFVKGDAIAAILITFINALGGLIIGVAMRGEDVTEAIQKYLLLSVGDGIAAQIPALLISTATGIVVTKAADESKLSESLIKQLFEFHPKVLYTVGGILAALALIPTMPKLSLFFLSGAMFAMGFRMDSSLKKIESIEEKQVEQKEVEELKKPENVVNLLYVDPIEVEFGYGIIPLADKDQGGDLLERVVMIRRQLALELGIIVPTIRLRDNMALRPYEYRINIKGVEVARAELMSDSLLAINPGFVTEQIEGIPTKEPAFGLDALWISSSMKERAEMAGYTVVDLPSVIATHLTEIIRRHAHELLTRQDVQKLIDNVKETNPVLVDELIPKLMTVGEVQKVLANLLKERISIRDMVTILETLADWAPTTKDTDVLTEYVRQAMARYITKKYVSGNVLEAVTLSPEVEEMIMNSIQKTEQGSFLNLPPDYVQKLINNLSNILEKLLSTSAQPIVICSPIVRIYFRRLIENIFPDVVVLSYNEILPNVQIKTVGMVEV
- the flhF gene encoding flagellar biosynthesis protein FlhF, whose amino-acid sequence is MRIKRYLAHDMQEALIRIKADLGKDAVILSTKKVRQKGLLGFFKKPLIEVTAACEDEKIVKKEEEAIRQESLALSLQMTQIKELEKKIDSLEKTLKEVIKKEQEEGISQTKELSKKNFLDVMREILIKNGVENEIVDMLLSNVSGEASINGVVNFMYKEIKNMLGAAAPLSFNSKLPKIVFFVGPTGVGKTTTIAKIAAKLMFEDGKKVGFITADTYRIAAVEQLKTYAEIMNIKTKVWYEVDEYDRIIESFADSDVVLVDTAGRSHKNQEHMDELKAFVAKANPDEVFLLLSATTQPSVFKEVVNTYSFLEDYKVIITKVDEVSTYGNILNIRYFTQKPIAYITTGQNVPDDIEQFNPEQFAKLIIGSKVL